A genomic stretch from Sulfobacillus thermosulfidooxidans includes:
- a CDS encoding MFS transporter, translated as MRAMTLRYNLRRSLWHGAFFTASTTIISTFFPLYFIDSLHASTKQVGLLNALPALGALLASILLIFRLPQLPTLVQGTTRSFLVTRLSYVLLALAPWLSPHHAAEFALIVFTLANIPQTWGLMGWQTLIGHLIPASLREGFFSQRNVVTTLVALGASLFTGLITQFFSHGSTRALQVFIVLATVLGILEVMTLGRHQLKASTSPTVSSRLPWRTIIHNHVFLRYALLSAFFNFGWQMSWPLFNLYQIGQAHATAFWLGIFSVMALISQAISFPLWRNFARHKGAMIALGYAAMGLATVPWLTILTKNLVVLSGINFEAGLFLSGVNLLLFTELQAHVPAQHRSEYIVVYNIIIGAIAFIAPEFGIWALSRTNIIATMQISALWRAIGGIAFLLTGTVIEKTWLKHARQMSR; from the coding sequence ATGCGAGCCATGACCTTGCGGTATAATTTGCGGCGATCATTGTGGCACGGCGCATTTTTTACCGCGTCCACCACAATTATTTCGACATTCTTTCCTTTATACTTCATTGATAGTCTCCATGCGAGCACTAAACAAGTAGGCTTGCTCAATGCGTTGCCCGCATTAGGCGCACTGTTGGCCAGTATTCTTTTAATCTTTCGCTTACCCCAACTGCCCACGCTGGTACAGGGCACAACCAGGTCCTTCTTGGTGACACGTTTATCCTATGTTTTGTTAGCTTTGGCGCCGTGGCTCAGCCCACACCACGCGGCAGAATTTGCACTCATCGTCTTCACATTGGCGAATATTCCCCAAACCTGGGGGTTAATGGGTTGGCAGACGCTGATTGGTCATCTCATTCCTGCCTCGTTACGAGAGGGATTTTTTAGTCAACGCAACGTGGTAACCACTTTAGTCGCACTAGGCGCTAGTCTGTTTACAGGTCTCATTACACAGTTTTTCTCACATGGTTCAACTCGTGCTTTACAGGTATTTATTGTCTTAGCAACCGTTTTAGGCATTTTAGAAGTTATGACACTCGGTCGTCATCAATTGAAAGCGTCCACATCCCCTACTGTATCATCACGCCTACCATGGCGCACCATCATCCATAATCACGTATTCTTACGTTATGCCTTGTTATCCGCGTTCTTTAACTTTGGATGGCAGATGTCGTGGCCCTTATTTAACCTGTATCAAATCGGGCAAGCCCATGCTACAGCTTTTTGGCTTGGAATCTTTAGTGTAATGGCGCTGATCAGCCAGGCCATCAGTTTCCCTCTGTGGCGGAATTTTGCCCGTCACAAAGGAGCTATGATCGCGCTGGGATATGCAGCCATGGGATTGGCGACTGTACCCTGGTTAACCATTTTGACTAAAAATCTTGTGGTATTAAGCGGGATTAATTTTGAAGCCGGGCTTTTTTTGAGCGGGGTTAATCTTTTATTATTTACCGAATTGCAAGCGCATGTCCCAGCTCAACATCGGAGTGAATATATTGTCGTCTATAACATCATCATTGGAGCCATCGCTTTTATTGCGCCTGAATTCGGCATTTGGGCATTATCCCGAACCAACATTATCGCCACAATGCAGATATCAGCATTGTGGCGGGCGATAGGCGGTATAGCATTCCTTTTAACCGGAACCGTCATTGAAAAAACATGGCTCAAGCATGCCCGGCAAATGTCCCGCTAG
- the feoB gene encoding ferrous iron transport protein B produces MPERTIVLVGNPNVGKSLVFQKLTGRYVEVSNFPGSTVQILEGVYGKDRIIDTPGVYGISRLSDEEKMTVSALEQADIVLNVLDGTRLSRDLFLTLQLIDAGLPVILVINMMDEVEKEGAAINTALLEEILGVPVVGISATKGSNFGVLRSLIESNVQAKTPEKSWQTPPSWHLSGLQSLLWHEEDEELARKVGQKPETGMREEHYIARRSRADDIASRVLTLASSHRQNYLWLDRFLLSPWGGFVTAGIVVGVIYYFVGIVVAGTVVDTLEQYTSLLVIPVVQHLIGLMVPPQSWPFRLLVGQYGMISAGLIYIVALLLPLVTAFYLLLAILEDTGYLPRLATWLDRWFLRLGLNGRAVIPLVLGFGCVTMATLTTRALETQRERTISTILLAWTIPCSAQMGIIIGLLSGVGAIYALTYAVTIIGLFIGIGTILDKSLPGRPTPLLLDLPRLRLPHWHNVLWKTETKVIEFLREAWPLFVVGSGLIELGDMTGILPAFDRLVGPFLQYWLGLPKEATQSFLLGFIRRDFGAAGFYELGLTPHQIVTGAVTLTLFVPCMASTLVILKERGWRDGSLIWVGSIILALLVGGFMARFGPV; encoded by the coding sequence ATGCCCGAACGGACCATTGTTTTGGTAGGAAACCCCAATGTAGGCAAGTCGTTGGTATTTCAGAAACTTACTGGCCGTTATGTTGAGGTTTCAAATTTCCCCGGCAGTACGGTACAGATTCTTGAAGGAGTTTATGGGAAGGACCGGATCATCGATACACCAGGGGTCTATGGAATAAGCCGGTTATCCGATGAAGAAAAAATGACGGTTTCAGCATTAGAACAGGCTGATATTGTCTTGAATGTTCTTGACGGGACCCGTTTATCCCGCGATCTTTTTTTGACCTTGCAACTGATTGATGCCGGTTTACCAGTGATTCTCGTCATAAACATGATGGACGAAGTCGAGAAAGAGGGAGCTGCCATTAACACCGCACTATTGGAAGAGATTCTGGGCGTGCCGGTTGTGGGGATTTCTGCGACCAAAGGATCCAACTTTGGTGTGTTACGCTCGCTCATCGAATCTAATGTGCAGGCTAAAACCCCGGAAAAATCTTGGCAAACGCCCCCGTCATGGCATCTTAGTGGACTACAATCGTTGTTATGGCACGAAGAAGACGAGGAACTAGCACGCAAAGTGGGACAGAAACCAGAAACCGGCATGCGTGAAGAGCATTATATAGCCCGGCGCAGCCGTGCTGATGACATCGCTTCTCGTGTCCTGACGCTTGCATCGTCACACCGTCAAAACTATTTATGGTTGGATCGGTTTCTCCTCAGTCCTTGGGGAGGATTTGTGACGGCAGGTATAGTGGTGGGGGTCATTTATTATTTCGTCGGCATCGTGGTCGCCGGGACCGTTGTGGATACCTTGGAGCAGTATACGTCGCTTCTCGTGATTCCTGTCGTGCAACATCTGATAGGGCTGATGGTTCCCCCTCAGTCATGGCCCTTTAGATTACTCGTGGGACAATATGGCATGATTTCCGCCGGATTAATTTATATCGTCGCATTGTTGTTACCGCTGGTAACAGCCTTTTATTTGCTCTTAGCGATTTTAGAGGACACGGGTTACTTACCACGTTTAGCCACATGGTTGGATCGGTGGTTTTTGCGGTTAGGACTTAATGGGCGCGCGGTGATTCCTTTAGTATTAGGCTTTGGTTGCGTGACAATGGCGACACTCACAACCAGGGCTTTAGAAACCCAACGAGAACGAACGATTTCAACCATTTTACTGGCGTGGACAATCCCATGTTCGGCCCAAATGGGAATCATTATCGGCTTACTAAGTGGTGTCGGGGCTATCTATGCCTTGACTTATGCTGTGACGATTATTGGACTTTTTATAGGCATTGGAACAATCTTGGATAAGAGCTTACCCGGTCGTCCCACGCCATTGTTGTTGGACTTGCCACGATTACGTCTTCCTCACTGGCACAATGTCCTATGGAAGACAGAAACCAAAGTGATCGAATTTTTGCGAGAAGCTTGGCCTTTATTCGTTGTGGGTTCTGGGCTCATTGAACTCGGAGATATGACAGGTATCTTGCCCGCTTTTGATCGTCTTGTGGGACCATTTTTGCAATATTGGTTAGGATTACCTAAGGAGGCGACCCAATCATTTCTCTTAGGATTTATTCGGCGCGATTTTGGTGCTGCCGGATTTTATGAATTAGGACTGACACCTCACCAAATTGTCACAGGCGCAGTGACATTGACGCTATTTGTCCCTTGTATGGCATCGACTCTCGTCATTTTGAAAGAACGCGGCTGGCGGGATGGATCATTGATTTGGGTTGGCTCCATTATCTTGGCCTTACTTGTAGGAGGATTCATGGCCCGTTTTGGACCCGTCTGA
- the icd gene encoding NADP-dependent isocitrate dehydrogenase yields MDGHKIVYHNGTIVVPSDPIIPFIEGDGIGPDIWRATKRVVDAAVKASYHGQRQIHWVEVLAGEKAHDAVGEWLPQRTLDMFREYKVGIKGPLTTPVGGGIRSLNVTLRQELDLFACVRPVRYIPGVPSPMIHPEFVDMVIFRENTEDVYAGIEWPANSPEAKKIIEFINKETGKHIDLTAGIGIKPITRLGSERLIRSAIQYAISHHRRSVTMMHKGNIMKFTEGAFRDYGYQLAEREFPDQVITESVLYEKYDGHQPEGTIVLKDRIADITFQQVLLRPKEFDVIATPNLNGDYLSDALAAQVGGVGMAPGNNMSNEIAIFEATHGTAPKYANLDKVNPSSLILSAVMMLEHLGWNEAADTVIKALEDTIQAKTVTYDLARQLPGAKEVKTSEFADAIISRLR; encoded by the coding sequence ATGGATGGTCATAAAATTGTTTATCATAACGGAACGATTGTAGTGCCTTCCGATCCCATCATCCCTTTTATTGAAGGGGACGGCATTGGTCCCGATATTTGGCGGGCAACCAAGCGTGTGGTGGACGCAGCGGTAAAGGCTAGTTATCACGGACAGCGACAGATTCATTGGGTAGAGGTATTAGCTGGCGAAAAAGCTCATGATGCCGTTGGGGAGTGGTTACCTCAACGAACACTTGACATGTTTCGTGAATATAAAGTCGGAATCAAAGGGCCCCTGACGACACCGGTCGGTGGCGGAATCCGCAGCCTCAACGTCACATTACGACAGGAATTAGATCTCTTTGCATGTGTGCGGCCCGTGCGCTACATCCCCGGCGTTCCCTCTCCAATGATCCATCCGGAATTTGTTGATATGGTTATATTCCGGGAAAATACCGAGGATGTTTATGCTGGTATTGAATGGCCCGCAAATTCCCCTGAAGCCAAGAAAATTATTGAATTTATCAATAAAGAGACCGGTAAACATATTGATTTGACAGCGGGAATTGGCATTAAACCAATCACTCGATTAGGAAGTGAACGGTTGATTCGCAGCGCCATTCAATATGCCATTAGCCACCACCGTCGTTCTGTCACCATGATGCACAAAGGGAATATTATGAAGTTTACGGAAGGTGCATTCCGGGATTATGGTTATCAGTTAGCCGAACGCGAGTTCCCGGATCAGGTGATAACGGAAAGCGTATTATATGAGAAATATGATGGACATCAACCTGAGGGGACCATTGTATTAAAAGATCGCATTGCCGACATCACCTTCCAACAAGTGCTATTGCGTCCCAAGGAATTTGACGTGATTGCCACGCCAAATTTGAATGGAGACTATTTGTCCGATGCATTAGCTGCACAAGTCGGGGGTGTAGGCATGGCTCCGGGCAATAACATGTCCAATGAGATTGCCATCTTTGAAGCCACGCATGGTACAGCTCCGAAATACGCTAATCTCGACAAGGTCAACCCGAGTTCCTTGATTTTATCCGCGGTGATGATGCTGGAGCATTTGGGATGGAATGAAGCAGCGGATACTGTTATCAAGGCTTTGGAAGACACCATTCAGGCCAAAACCGTTACGTATGACTTGGCACGCCAACTCCCAGGCGCTAAGGAAGTTAAGACGTCTGAATTTGCTGACGCCATTATCAGTCGCTTGCGGTAA
- the mdh gene encoding malate dehydrogenase — translation MFKRNKITIIGAGATGATTAHVMALKELGDIVLVDVAPGIPEGKALDIWEAGPIERFSLKVVGTTDYELTRDSDIIVVTAGMPRKPGMSRDDLLKVNAEIVHQVVAQASQLSPNAILVILSNPADVMAYVAQKASGFPYHRVIGQAGVLDSARFRAFLADALQVSPKDVTAFVMGGHGDDMVPLVRYSSVGGIPVEKLLPRETLDQIVQRTRTGGGEVLNLMKISAFYAPASSLAEMVEAILKDERRVIPVISYLDGEYGEHDIFVGVPAIVGGNGIEKVLEVEFTDEERAAFAKSVAAVRKPLSMLNY, via the coding sequence ATGTTTAAACGGAACAAGATCACCATTATTGGAGCAGGGGCAACAGGAGCTACGACGGCTCACGTGATGGCGCTTAAAGAACTTGGAGACATTGTGTTAGTGGATGTTGCCCCAGGAATTCCTGAAGGTAAGGCGTTAGATATTTGGGAAGCGGGTCCTATTGAACGCTTTAGTTTGAAGGTTGTGGGTACCACAGATTACGAGTTGACTCGTGACTCCGACATTATTGTGGTCACGGCAGGAATGCCACGTAAACCAGGAATGAGTCGGGACGATTTGTTAAAAGTTAACGCAGAGATTGTACATCAAGTCGTGGCACAAGCCTCACAACTTTCTCCGAATGCCATTTTGGTTATCTTGAGCAATCCGGCTGATGTTATGGCGTATGTGGCCCAAAAAGCCAGCGGGTTTCCTTATCACCGTGTGATTGGGCAGGCTGGAGTACTTGATTCTGCACGGTTTAGAGCCTTTTTAGCGGACGCACTACAGGTTTCGCCAAAAGATGTGACCGCTTTTGTGATGGGAGGCCACGGTGATGACATGGTGCCTTTGGTACGTTATTCTTCAGTCGGCGGAATTCCCGTCGAAAAATTATTGCCGCGAGAAACCCTTGACCAAATTGTCCAACGTACCCGGACTGGCGGTGGCGAAGTTCTGAATCTCATGAAAATATCTGCGTTTTATGCTCCCGCTTCATCCTTGGCAGAAATGGTTGAAGCGATTTTGAAAGATGAACGTCGGGTTATCCCAGTCATCAGTTATCTTGATGGCGAATATGGCGAACATGATATTTTCGTGGGAGTTCCCGCCATTGTCGGTGGCAATGGCATTGAAAAAGTATTAGAGGTGGAATTTACTGACGAAGAACGAGCAGCGTTTGCGAAATCGGTGGCGGCCGTAAGGAAACCGTTATCGATGTTAAATTATTAA
- a CDS encoding NAD(P)-dependent malic enzyme, whose protein sequence is MHSRDRALQYHQEHQGKIQVMSKVPVKTQEDLSLAYTPGVAEPCRAIQQNPGLVDVYTNRANMVAIVTDGTAVLGLGDIGPMAGLPVMEGKSILFKMFGGVDAVPICLDTKDPDKIVETVRLLQPSFGGVNLEDVSAPRAFEIEQKLKDVLSIPVFNDDQHGTAVVVGAAVINALKYVGKALSDVRIVFNGAGAAAIATAKHLLALGARDVSLVDRQGLIYDGRPGNSNPYKEEIAQITNLERRMGGLAEALEEADVFIGVSVAGALTLDMVRKMKSDAIVFALANPVPEIWPVLALEAGARVVGTGRSDFPNQINNVLGFPGIFRGALDVRARDINEAMRVAASVALANLVRDDELRDDYIIPQAMDRRVAPAVAKAVAQAALNTGVAQSTDVDPNWVEKHCRELVSQVLGQEDKILEGDEQR, encoded by the coding sequence ATGCATAGCCGAGATCGGGCATTACAGTATCATCAAGAACATCAGGGCAAGATTCAAGTGATGAGTAAGGTCCCAGTGAAAACCCAAGAAGATTTGTCACTGGCCTATACCCCCGGGGTGGCAGAGCCCTGTCGAGCCATTCAGCAAAATCCGGGATTGGTGGATGTCTATACAAACCGTGCCAATATGGTCGCGATCGTCACCGATGGTACGGCTGTGTTGGGACTCGGCGACATTGGACCCATGGCGGGTCTTCCGGTGATGGAAGGTAAATCGATTTTATTCAAAATGTTTGGCGGTGTGGATGCCGTTCCTATTTGTTTAGACACTAAAGATCCAGACAAAATTGTTGAGACCGTTCGATTATTACAACCCAGTTTTGGCGGCGTGAATTTGGAAGATGTTTCGGCGCCCAGGGCATTTGAAATTGAACAAAAACTGAAGGATGTCTTATCCATCCCAGTTTTTAACGATGATCAGCACGGGACCGCGGTCGTAGTAGGGGCCGCGGTAATCAATGCCCTGAAATATGTAGGCAAAGCTCTGAGCGACGTGCGCATTGTGTTTAATGGTGCAGGCGCGGCGGCGATTGCTACGGCCAAACATTTACTGGCTCTGGGTGCACGCGATGTGTCATTAGTTGACCGTCAAGGCTTAATTTACGACGGCAGACCTGGAAACAGTAATCCATATAAGGAAGAGATAGCACAAATTACGAATCTCGAACGAAGAATGGGAGGGCTTGCAGAAGCTTTAGAAGAAGCAGATGTGTTTATCGGCGTCTCGGTTGCCGGAGCATTAACGTTAGACATGGTTCGGAAAATGAAGTCCGATGCGATTGTGTTTGCTCTGGCCAATCCCGTTCCGGAAATCTGGCCGGTTTTGGCGCTTGAGGCAGGAGCCCGGGTTGTGGGGACTGGTCGCAGCGATTTTCCCAATCAGATTAATAATGTTTTAGGTTTTCCCGGAATATTCCGTGGGGCTCTTGATGTCAGGGCACGGGATATTAACGAAGCCATGCGCGTCGCGGCCTCGGTGGCCTTAGCCAATTTGGTCAGAGATGATGAATTACGCGATGACTACATTATTCCACAGGCGATGGACCGGCGCGTTGCTCCCGCCGTCGCCAAAGCTGTTGCGCAGGCTGCTCTAAATACAGGTGTGGCGCAATCCACAGATGTGGATCCCAATTGGGTGGAAAAACACTGTCGAGAGTTAGTGAGTCAGGTTCTAGGACAAGAGGACAAAATCCTGGAAGGAGACGAACAACGATGA